A genomic segment from Deltaproteobacteria bacterium encodes:
- the lptG gene encoding LPS export ABC transporter permease LptG — MKVLSRYMFREFLRAAAACILGFLVLFLVIDFVDHAEKFFRNKAGFAEIGWYYLSILPGVFVMTSPVGTLLAVLVVISLRVRGNELTAMFSGGVSLSRACLPVVIGCALVSALSMASAELVVPAAKRHAREIERLRVRPGSVAAQFSANRYWIRGEGGILSANLVDAPSRSLQGFLYFQLDREFRPVRRIDARDARLLPDGSWELHDGRERRFGETAVDPFAVRTYRLPEKIEGLLRGETPPDEMTYGQLSGYVRELKRKGYEAKRYETDLHAKIAYPLLNVLIAMLAIPFALRAPRAGGVWRSIGLGLLVGFACWVFLSASLSLGRKGMLPPLLAAWLPGALFAATGALLLRGARG, encoded by the coding sequence ATGAAGGTCCTCTCCCGGTACATGTTCCGCGAGTTCCTCCGGGCCGCGGCGGCGTGCATCCTGGGTTTCCTGGTTCTTTTCCTGGTGATCGACTTCGTCGACCACGCCGAGAAATTCTTCCGCAACAAGGCGGGATTCGCCGAGATCGGCTGGTACTACCTGTCGATCCTCCCCGGAGTGTTCGTGATGACGTCCCCCGTGGGCACGCTGCTCGCGGTCCTCGTCGTGATCTCGCTTCGGGTGCGGGGGAACGAGCTGACCGCCATGTTTTCGGGGGGGGTGAGCCTTTCCCGCGCGTGCCTCCCCGTCGTGATCGGATGCGCGCTCGTGTCGGCGCTGTCCATGGCGAGCGCGGAGCTGGTGGTCCCCGCCGCGAAGCGCCACGCCAGGGAGATCGAGCGGCTCCGGGTGCGGCCCGGCTCCGTCGCGGCGCAGTTCTCCGCCAACCGGTACTGGATCCGGGGCGAGGGGGGGATCCTCTCGGCCAATCTTGTGGACGCCCCGTCCCGCTCCCTCCAGGGATTCCTCTATTTCCAGCTCGACCGGGAATTCCGTCCCGTGCGCCGGATCGACGCCCGCGACGCACGGCTTTTGCCCGACGGATCGTGGGAGCTGCACGACGGGCGGGAGCGGCGCTTCGGCGAGACGGCGGTCGACCCGTTCGCCGTCCGGACGTACCGGCTGCCGGAAAAGATCGAGGGGCTTCTCCGCGGGGAAACCCCGCCGGACGAGATGACGTACGGGCAGCTGTCGGGGTACGTGCGGGAGTTGAAGCGGAAGGGGTACGAGGCGAAGCGGTACGAAACGGACCTCCACGCGAAGATCGCCTACCCGCTGTTGAACGTCCTGATCGCGATGCTGGCGATCCCGTTCGCGCTGCGCGCCCCCCGCGCGGGCGGGGTGTGGCGCAGCATCGGGCTGGGGCTCCTCGTGGGGTTCGCCTGCTGGGTGTTCCTGTCGGCGTCCCTTTCGCTGGGGCGCAAGGGGATGCTGCCGCCCCTCCTGGCCGCGTGGCTCCCGGGGGCGCTCTTCGCGGCGACGGGTGCCCTCCTGCTCCGGGGAGCCCGGGGCTGA
- a CDS encoding LptF/LptG family permease, whose translation MKISRKYLLAEMTGPFLVGLGSFTLVVLLNRFSRMADLVIARGVPARLVGRLLLSLFPPFLEITLPASLLLAVLLALGRLSADSETTALGGAGVGMRGIAVPVLIACGITFAATVLVSWRGIPWGYRETQRTLARIVAERAGAGASEHVFREITPDVLVYPDRVSADGQRMTGVFLSFRAGSDEPLLVFSREGRFLPAGDEGAVGFDLSGGTVHGDQPADRLYRLASFDRMEFRVPLGTPSVLGGDDPKGMTLPELSRRVREAGGAKRGATYRYHFHRRLSLAVSCLSFGLLAIPLGMAQRARGKSSAFGITIALVLAYYVFLAAGGALENRSQPGMIALLWTPNVLGLSLAGWILWRSEMRHLELPAPLRALLARR comes from the coding sequence ATGAAAATCTCCCGGAAATATCTCCTCGCCGAGATGACGGGGCCGTTCCTGGTCGGCCTCGGGAGCTTCACCCTCGTGGTCCTGCTGAACCGCTTCTCCCGGATGGCCGACCTGGTGATCGCGCGCGGGGTTCCGGCGCGGCTGGTGGGACGGCTTCTCCTCTCCCTCTTCCCCCCGTTCCTCGAGATCACCCTCCCCGCTTCCCTGCTCCTCGCCGTGCTGCTGGCGCTCGGACGGCTTTCGGCGGATTCGGAGACCACCGCCCTGGGCGGCGCGGGCGTGGGGATGCGCGGGATCGCCGTGCCGGTCCTGATCGCGTGCGGGATCACGTTCGCCGCGACCGTCCTGGTCTCGTGGCGGGGAATCCCGTGGGGATACCGGGAGACGCAGCGCACCCTGGCGCGGATCGTCGCGGAGCGCGCGGGCGCCGGGGCCTCGGAGCACGTCTTCCGGGAGATCACGCCGGACGTCCTGGTCTACCCGGACCGGGTGTCCGCGGACGGACAACGGATGACGGGGGTGTTCCTCTCCTTCCGCGCGGGGAGCGACGAGCCGCTCCTGGTCTTCTCCCGGGAGGGGCGGTTCCTGCCGGCGGGGGACGAGGGTGCGGTCGGCTTCGATCTCTCCGGGGGGACGGTGCACGGCGACCAGCCGGCGGACCGGCTGTACCGTCTGGCTTCCTTCGACCGGATGGAGTTCCGGGTTCCGCTCGGGACGCCATCCGTCCTCGGGGGAGACGACCCGAAGGGGATGACGCTCCCCGAGCTCTCCCGGAGGGTGCGGGAGGCGGGGGGGGCGAAGCGCGGCGCGACGTACCGCTACCACTTCCACCGGCGCCTCTCGCTGGCGGTCTCCTGCCTCTCCTTCGGCCTCCTCGCGATCCCCCTGGGAATGGCGCAGCGGGCCCGGGGGAAATCGTCCGCCTTCGGGATCACGATCGCCCTGGTGCTGGCCTACTACGTGTTCCTGGCGGCGGGGGGGGCCCTGGAGAACCGGTCGCAGCCGGGGATGATCGCGCTGCTGTGGACTCCCAACGTGCTCGGGCTCTCCCTGGCCGGATGGATCCTGTGGCGGTCGGAGATGCGCCACCTCGAGCTCCCCGCCCCGCTGCGGGCGTTGCTGGCCCGGAGATGA